In Drosophila yakuba strain Tai18E2 chromosome 2R, Prin_Dyak_Tai18E2_2.1, whole genome shotgun sequence, a single genomic region encodes these proteins:
- the LOC6529429 gene encoding putative protein TPRXL, whose protein sequence is MEDFSDSDCSSESEQIHRMMESIGPVFRLRSSFSTHSSSVVEMAMENCRTSNNYGVSEQNHSTISVLAASSSSGIGSPVQPPNENSGDSDSSSSSSSSASSASYVRRTMDYSSDSDPFCFSSSETSSSSSNSFSLGSSSSSNIASTSMGRRRHNEPKSNEQDSDSSEDFPPTKRIRSDAGESYVPYNCPVCLEDVREREPVSTTCGHVFCKDCIERAVATGRMCPLCGVDEPEFHRIFL, encoded by the exons ATGGAGGACTTCAGCGACTCAGACTGTTCTAGTGAATCGGAGCAGATCCATAGGATGATGGAGTCCATAGGACCCGTATTCAGGCTCCGCTCAAGCTTCAGCACACACAGCAGTTCCGTG GTGGAAATGGCTATGGAGAACTGCCGCACCTCGAATAATTATGGGGTATCAGAGCAAAACCACAGCACAATCTCCGTGCTTGCTGCCAGTTCCAGTTCGGGCATCGGTTCACCT GTTCAACCACCCAACGAGAACTCTGGCGACTCGGACAGTTCAagcagctccagttccagcgCCAGTAGCGCATCCTAT GTGCGGCGTACAATGGACTATTCCAGCGACTCGGATCCGTTCTGTTTCAGTTCCAGTGAAACCTCTTCTTCGTCCAGCAATAGCTTCAGCTTgggctccagctccagctctaACATAGCCTCAACTTCAATGGGGAGACGTAGACATAATGAACCGAAGTCGAATGAGCAAGACTCCGATTCTAGCGAGGATTTTCCTCCGACCAAACGGATCAGATCCGATGCCGGGGAGTCGTACGTGCCCTACAACTGCCCTGTGTGCCTGGAAGACGTCCGGGAGAGGGAACCAGTGTCCACTACTTGTGGCCACGTTTTCTGCAAAGACTGCATTGAACGAGCTGTCGCCACTGGGAGGATGTGCCCATTGTGCGGAGTTGATGAACCTGAATTTCATCGAATTTTCTTGTAA
- the LOC6529430 gene encoding male-specific sperm protein Mst84Db, whose protein sequence is MVLMLCCSFDPFYVGPCPPGCLAPLMGGTPYCGCGPCGGCCSPCCGPCGGCSSCPCGW, encoded by the coding sequence ATGGTTCTGATGCTTTGCTGCAGCTTCGATCCCTTCTACGTGGGACCCTGCCCACCCGGCTGCCTGGCTCCTTTGATGGGGGGAACTCCCTACTGCGGATGCGGTCCCTGTGGAGGTTGCTGTAGTCCTTGCTGTGGTCCTTGTGGTGGCTGCAGCTCGTGTCCCTGCGGCTGGTGA
- the LOC26534552 gene encoding uncharacterized protein LOC26534552 yields the protein METVHTAIGVAGIVAMFFVVTRSVTQVGGMVFNQSRDPIADLVSRGGPVADQLSAVEGETPLVEGDRMDGACSVVQSIGGKACALIGPLLPKFPTERNSEVSPKEVEKDKMDSEQVVVKQEAPPAADLPEEE from the coding sequence ATGGAAACGGTGCACACGGCCATCGGGGTTGCGGGCATAGTGGCCATGTTCTTCGTGGTGACCCGATCGGTAACTCAAGTAGGCGGCATGGTGTTTAACCAATCCCGTGATCCGATTGCTGACCTTGTGAGCCGTGGTGGTCCAGTGGCGGATCAGCTGTCCGCCGTCGAGGGGGAAACTCCTCTAGTGGAGGGCGACCGCATGGATGGCGCCTGTTCCGTGGTACAAAGCATTGGAGGCAAGGCGTGTGCCTTGATAGGGCCATTGCTCCCAAAGTTTCCGACTGAACGGAATTCCGAGGTTTCCCCGAAGGAAGTCGAAAAAGATAAAATGGACTCGGAGCAGGTGGTAGTAAAACAGGAAGCTCCGCCTGCGGCAGATTTACCGGAAGAGGAGTAG
- the LOC6529431 gene encoding uncharacterized protein LOC6529431 has translation MPSSVDHVVHHVLAPMAINVLDCVVPVIRQLVIIMHQAFLVGHQESEPVIDVSGLIQPVRKIVLMVNDPTPEYHVDQEPVVNSDDINVLMNGISRSIRNLARSTYDTISAIAGE, from the coding sequence ATGCCATCGTCTGTGGATCACGTGGTACACCACGTACTGGCCCCAATGGCAATCAACGTCCTCGATTGCGTGGTGCCAGTTATCCGCCAACTGGTGATCATCATGCATCAGGCGTTTCTAGTTGGTCATCAGGAATCGGAGCCCGTGATCGATGTATCCGGCTTGATTCAGCCCGTTCGTAAAATAGTCTTGATGGTGAACGATCCAACGCCGGAGTACCATGTCGACCAGGAGCCGGTGGTCAATTCGGATGACATCAACGTCCTGATGAATGGAATTTCGCGAAGTATCCGAAATCTGGCCCGCTCGACCTATGATACCATCTCGGCGATCGCTGGAGAGTAG
- the LOC26534879 gene encoding uncharacterized protein LOC26534879, which translates to MVYLSHPWTPAVNPFYIGPYPRCAVCPCDFDIYKGYTPGGWHSRCYSSY; encoded by the coding sequence ATGGTTTACTTAAGTCATCCTTGGACTCCCGCCGTAAACCCCTTCTACATTGGCCCCTATCCGAGATGCGCAGTTTGCCCGTGTGACTTCGACATTTATAAAGGATACACCCCCGGAGGCTGGCATAGTCGTTGCTATAGCAGCTATTGA
- the LOC6529432 gene encoding uncharacterized protein LOC6529432, with the protein MPCIFNPGYIGPDPPCCDPDCLEEGHCTVPECGVCPESQLPRCNPAPQPNKDTARQPLEQKAEKKPKPQEQQ; encoded by the coding sequence ATGCCTTGCATATTTAATCCTGGCTACATTGGACCCGATCCACCCTGCTGTGACCCGGATTGCTTGGAGGAGGGCCACTGCACGGTTCCGGAGTGCGGAGTTTGCCCGGAGTCCCAACTACCCCGATGCAATCCCGCCCCACAACCCAACAAGGACACGGCGAGGCAGCCACTGGAACAGAAGGCCGAAAAAAAACCGAAGCCGCAGGAGCAGCAATAG
- the LOC6529433 gene encoding proteasome subunit beta type-5, translating to MALESICGMDKVPFMRSFGSHTSKQTIEEIRLASSNMDNPLTIMAPPFENPRESVNKLSAQSEVQMDCDHGTTTVGFVYQGGIILCVDSRTTSGKFIGSQSLQKVVQVIQYMLGTMAGGAADCTYWDRALTRECRLHELRYKERLPVRSAARFICNVAAEYKGMGLCMGMMLAGWSPEGSSLVYVDSDGLRLHGKVFAVGSGASNALGILDTDYRLDLSDNEAYDLAFRAVYHATMRDIFSGGLVRLYHIDQDNWRNVANKDCQELHGKYSGGGKNQQASED from the coding sequence ATGGCCTTAGAAAGCATTTGTGGGATGGATAAGGTGCCATTTATGAGAAGCTTTGGATCCCACACCTCAAAGCAAACAATTGAAGAAATCAGACTCGCATCAAGTAACATGGATAATCCCCTCACCATAATGGCTCCGCCATTTGAAAATCCTCGGGAAAGTGTCAATAAACTGAGTGCCCAAAGTGAAGTGCAAATGGATTGCGACCACGGAACCACCACGGTGGGTTTTGTTTACCAGGGTGGCATTATCCTGTGTGTGGATTCCAGAACCACGTCGGGCAAGTTTATTGGATCCCAGAGCTTGCAGAAAGTGGTGCAGGTGATCCAGTATATGCTGGGTACTATGGCAGGTGGTGCCGCGGATTGCACCTACTGGGATCGAGCTTTGACCAGGGAGTGCCGACTGCACGAGCTTCGCTATAAGGAGAGACTACCTGTCCGGTCTGCCGCCAGATTTATCTGCAACGTGGCTGCGGAGTACAAGGGAATGGGTCTCTGCATGGGAATGATGTTGGCCGGTTGGTCGCCCGAAGGATCCAGTTTGGTATACGTGGACTCCGACGGCCTGCGGCTCCATGGGAAAGTTTTCGCCGTGGGCAGTGGAGCCTCCAATGCCCTGGGAATTTTGGACACCGACTACCGCTTGGATCTCAGTGATAATGAGGCCTACGACCTGGCCTTTCGCGCAGTGTATCATGCCACCATGAGAGATATATTTTCCGGAGGCTTGGTGAGACTGTATCACATAGATCAAGACAACTGGAGAAATGTGGCCAATAAAGACTGCCAGGAACTGCATGGGAAGTACTCAGGAGGTGGGAAGAATCAACAAGCTTCTGAAGATTAA